From the genome of Pseudomonadota bacterium:
GGTCTTGGCAACGACTTTGTGATTATCGAGGCCGACGCCGGACAACCCATACCAGACTCAGAAACGCTCAGCAAGCTTGCCAACCGCCGCACCGGCATCGGCTTCGACCAGGTCCTGATCCTCGAACCGCCACGCCAGGAAGGCAGCGATATTTATTACCGTGTCTTTAATGCCGATGGCGACGAAGTCGAGCAATGCGGCAATGGCGCGCGTTGTATCGCCAGCTTGCTTGCCGGCCGCGGGAAATCAGGCTCCGGGGAACTGGTCATGGACAGCCCGGGCGGAGTGGTCCGGGCAAAGATCCGGAAAAACGGCGTCGTCTCGCTGAACATGGGGGTGCCGGACTTTGCCCCGGCAAGCCTGCCCTTCAATACCAGCGGCGAGGCCTATGTGTATCCGCTTGCAGTGGCGGGCAGCGAAGTGGAAATCGGCGCTGTTTCCATCGGCAATCCCCACGCGGTCATTACAGTCGCATCGGTGGATACTGCCCCGGTAGACCGGCTCGGACCGGCGCTGGAAACTCACCCTGATTTTCCACGGCGGACCAATGTCGGTTTCATGGAGATAAAAAACCCCGGTCACATACGCCTGCGCGTATACGAGCGCGGCACTGGAGAAACCCGGGCCTGCGGCACCGGGGCGTGTGCGGCGGTTGCAGTCGGCAGAAGACATGGAAAACTGGAGGAATCCGTCCAGGTAGCGCTCCCTGGCGGTAATTTGCAGGTAGACTGGGGAGGCCCCGGCGAGCCGATCTGGCTGACCGGGCCAACGGAAAAAGTTTATGAGGGAACATTTGAGCTATGAGCAGTCAACGCACGCAGCGACGCAAGGACAAAGCGAGCAGCACCATTTCAGATGAGGCGGTGGCACACTATCTGGAAAACCACCCGGAGTTTTTTGAAAGGCATGCATTGCTGCTCGGCAAGCTGTATTTACCGCATCAGGCAGGAAGCAGCGCTGTCTCACTGATCGAAAGACAGGTAGGGATACTCCGCCAGCGCAATCGAAAACTGGAAAATCAACTGCGCGAACTAAAGTCGATCGCGTGCAGCAACGAGGAAATTTCGGAAAAAATTCATCAGTTGTGCCGACGCCTGATCCACGCAGCCGATTTCGGCCACACTGTGGACTTGATCGAAGCATCGTTGCGCCAGGATTTCAATACCGACCAGATCGTCATGGTTTTGTTCCGCGACCAACTGGCCGGCAAGGATGACCACCCCGAGCTGAGATTTCTGCGCTGGTCCTCGTCGGATGCCAGCGAAATGAACCCCTTTGCGACTTTCCTGAAAAATGCGGAGCCACGCTGCGGCCAGATAAGAGATGCGCAGCGCGACTACCTGTTTGGCGACGAAACCAACGAGATTGCTTCGGTCGCGATGCTGCCCCTCGGGCCAGGGTCCGAAATCGGCTTACTGGCGATCAGCAGTACCGACGCGCAAAGGTTTCACCCGGCAATGAGCACGGATTTTCTTTCGCGTATCGGAGAATTGGTAAGCGCGGCGCTTACCCGCTAGACCATGAATGAAACAGCCCGTTTGTGGCTGGAAAAGTATCTGCACCATCTGGCCATGGAACGCCGGCTCTCGCCACACACAACCAGCAGCTACCGCAGTGACCTCCACTCGCTGCAATCCTTTTGTGAACATCAGGATATCGGTGACTGGTGCGATCTGGATATACACCGCGTCCGGCAGTACGCGGCGAGTTGCCATCGCAAGGGCCTGGCGCCGCGCAGCATTCAACGCCGCCTGTCTGCAGTACGCGGTTTATTCAATTATCTGATCCGCGAAGGCCGGACCACCACCAACCCGGCCGTCGATGTTTCGGCGCCAAAAGCATCGCGACGATTGCCGGAAACGCTGGATGCCGACAGCATGGCCAGATTGCTGGAAATTCCCACCACGACCAGCGAAGCGATACGGGACAAGGCTATCCTGGAATTGCTTTACTCGTCAGGCCTTCGGCTGCAGGAACTGACCGGCCTGGACCTGGACCAACTGGATCTGAAAGACCGTACGGTTCGGGTGCTTGGCAAAGGTTCGAAAACCCGCATCCTGCCGGTGGGCCGCTACGCCGTGGAAGCCCTCGCCGCCTGGCTGAAGTGTCGCGGCGAACTGGCCGCGCGGGACGAAACCGCGGTATTTGTGGGTCGCCGCGGAAAGCGTATCAGCCCGCGCGTGGTACAGACCCGGGTCAAGCACTGGGCCAGGCATCAGGGCATCCCGGCGCGAGTATACCCCCACCTTTTCCGGCACAGCTTCGCCACGCATATACTCGAATCTAGCGGCGACCTGCGCGCGGTGCAGGAACTGCTTGGCCACGCCGACATCAGCACGACCCAGATCTATACACACCTTGATTTTCAGCATCTGGCCCGCATATACGACAAGGCCCACCCCAGGGCACGAAGAAAAAGCTAGCCATCCGGCGGGACCGCCGGTGGCCGTTTGCATGACGGGAAAACAAAGGGCAACCAGCATGGAACAGTTCCATGGAACCACTATACTCAGTGTTCGCCGTAATGGCCGCATTGTCATGGGCGGAGATGGCCAGGTCTCGATAGGGAACACCGTCATGAAGGGCAATGCCTGTAAGGTGCGGCGCCTTTGCGACGACAAGATACTGGCCGGGTTCGCCGGCGGTACCGCGGACGCTTTCACGCTGTTTGAACGATTCGAAGGAAAATTGCAGCAGTACGGAAACCTGACCCGGGCGGCGATTGAACTGGCCAAGGACTGGCGCACCGATCGCATGCTGCGCCGGTTGGAGGCGCTGCTTTGCGTCGCCGATCACGGACAGTCATTTATTATTTCCGGCAACGGTGACGTCATCGAACCGGAGAATCAGTTGATGGCGATCGGCTCCGGTGGCGCGTACGCCCAGGCCGCCGCGCAGGCGCTACTGGATAACACGGAGATGGAAGCTGCGGATATCGTGCGCGCCGCATTGAATATTGCCGGCGACATCTGTGTTTACACCAATCACAATCTCGTCATCGACGAGCTTGCCGCCGACTAGGGCGGACCGGTTTCAGCAATAGACATGTCACAGATGACCCCTCGGGAAATAGTCCAGGAACTGGACAAACATATAATCGGTCAGGACGACGCGAAACGTGCTGTCGCGATAGCGTTGCGAAACCGCTGGCGGCGCATGCAGGTCGAAGAGGCGATGCGCCACGAAATTACGCCAAAAAATATCCTGATGATCGGTCCGACCGGGGTCGGCAAGACCGAGATAGCTCGCCGCCTGGCGAACCTGGCCAACGCGCCGTTTATCAAGGTTGAAGCAACCAAATTTACCGAGGTCGGTTATGTCGGCCGTGAAGTGGATTCCATCATCCGTGACCTGACCGATGCCGCCGTCAAGCTGACCCGCGACGAGGAGATGGCCAAAGTACGACACCGCGCCGAGGATGCGGCCGAGGACCGGATTCTCGATGCGTTGTTACCCGGCATGGAACCCGGCGAAGGACTTGCCAATGAGCCGGGCAACGAGCGGGAGAAACGGTCCGACACCCGGCAGAAATTTCGTAAAATGCTGCGCGAGGGGAAAATAGACGACCGCGAAATAGAAATTGAAGCGCGCGCGATGCCGGTCGGCGTGGAAATCATGGCGCCGCCAGGGATGGAAGAAATGACCCAGCAGTTGCAGGGCCTGTTTCAGAACATGGGCGGCAACCGCAAGACCACGCGGAAATTGAAAATCAAGGAAGCGTTCAAGTTACTCGTCGACGAAGAAGCGTCCAAAATGATTAACGACGAGGACCTGAAGCTGCGCGCGGTCGATAACGTAGAGCAGAACGGCATCGTATTTATCGACGAACTCGACAAGGTCGCGCGGCGTTCGGAAACCACGGGCGCCGATGTGTCCCGTGAGGGCGTGCAACGCGATTTGTTGCCGCTGGTCGAAGGTTGCACAATCAGCACTCGTTATGGACCGGTACGGACGGATCACATTTTGTTCATCGCCTCGGGTGCGTTCCACGTGGCGAAACCGTCCGACCTGATCCCGGAACTCCAGGGACGTTTCCCAATCCGCGTGGAATTAAAAGCGCTAAAGACAAAGGACTTTGAGCGCATTCTCACTGAACCGGATTATTCGCTGACCGAACAGTACAGCGCACTGATGGAAACCGAAGGGCTGACCCTGACTTTTACCGACGACGCCATTTGCCGGCTCGCGGAAATCGCCTTTAAGGTTAACGAAAAAGCGGAAAATATCGGCGCCCGCCGCCTGCATACTGTGCTGGAGCGGCTGCTCGAGACTATTTCCTTCGATGCGGCGGATCGCGATGGTCAGTCGGTCAGTGTGGACTCGGCTTATGTCGACGCACACCTCGCCGAGCTGGCGGAAGACGAAGACCTCAGCCGTTATATTCTATAGGCCT
Proteins encoded in this window:
- the hslU gene encoding ATP-dependent protease ATPase subunit HslU, whose protein sequence is MSQMTPREIVQELDKHIIGQDDAKRAVAIALRNRWRRMQVEEAMRHEITPKNILMIGPTGVGKTEIARRLANLANAPFIKVEATKFTEVGYVGREVDSIIRDLTDAAVKLTRDEEMAKVRHRAEDAAEDRILDALLPGMEPGEGLANEPGNEREKRSDTRQKFRKMLREGKIDDREIEIEARAMPVGVEIMAPPGMEEMTQQLQGLFQNMGGNRKTTRKLKIKEAFKLLVDEEASKMINDEDLKLRAVDNVEQNGIVFIDELDKVARRSETTGADVSREGVQRDLLPLVEGCTISTRYGPVRTDHILFIASGAFHVAKPSDLIPELQGRFPIRVELKALKTKDFERILTEPDYSLTEQYSALMETEGLTLTFTDDAICRLAEIAFKVNEKAENIGARRLHTVLERLLETISFDAADRDGQSVSVDSAYVDAHLAELAEDEDLSRYIL
- a CDS encoding DUF484 family protein, with translation MSSQRTQRRKDKASSTISDEAVAHYLENHPEFFERHALLLGKLYLPHQAGSSAVSLIERQVGILRQRNRKLENQLRELKSIACSNEEISEKIHQLCRRLIHAADFGHTVDLIEASLRQDFNTDQIVMVLFRDQLAGKDDHPELRFLRWSSSDASEMNPFATFLKNAEPRCGQIRDAQRDYLFGDETNEIASVAMLPLGPGSEIGLLAISSTDAQRFHPAMSTDFLSRIGELVSAALTR
- the hslV gene encoding ATP-dependent protease subunit HslV — protein: MEQFHGTTILSVRRNGRIVMGGDGQVSIGNTVMKGNACKVRRLCDDKILAGFAGGTADAFTLFERFEGKLQQYGNLTRAAIELAKDWRTDRMLRRLEALLCVADHGQSFIISGNGDVIEPENQLMAIGSGGAYAQAAAQALLDNTEMEAADIVRAALNIAGDICVYTNHNLVIDELAAD
- the dapF gene encoding diaminopimelate epimerase; the encoded protein is MRFKFVKMHGLGNDFVIIEADAGQPIPDSETLSKLANRRTGIGFDQVLILEPPRQEGSDIYYRVFNADGDEVEQCGNGARCIASLLAGRGKSGSGELVMDSPGGVVRAKIRKNGVVSLNMGVPDFAPASLPFNTSGEAYVYPLAVAGSEVEIGAVSIGNPHAVITVASVDTAPVDRLGPALETHPDFPRRTNVGFMEIKNPGHIRLRVYERGTGETRACGTGACAAVAVGRRHGKLEESVQVALPGGNLQVDWGGPGEPIWLTGPTEKVYEGTFEL
- the xerC gene encoding tyrosine recombinase XerC, with the translated sequence MNETARLWLEKYLHHLAMERRLSPHTTSSYRSDLHSLQSFCEHQDIGDWCDLDIHRVRQYAASCHRKGLAPRSIQRRLSAVRGLFNYLIREGRTTTNPAVDVSAPKASRRLPETLDADSMARLLEIPTTTSEAIRDKAILELLYSSGLRLQELTGLDLDQLDLKDRTVRVLGKGSKTRILPVGRYAVEALAAWLKCRGELAARDETAVFVGRRGKRISPRVVQTRVKHWARHQGIPARVYPHLFRHSFATHILESSGDLRAVQELLGHADISTTQIYTHLDFQHLARIYDKAHPRARRKS